The proteins below come from a single Novosphingobium aromaticivorans DSM 12444 genomic window:
- a CDS encoding copper-transporting P-type ATPase — protein sequence MPDVPRDPVPGPVPEGTVWTCPMHPQVRQDHPGPCPICGMALEPELARADTGPSPELADMTRRFAVGLALALPVFLLEMGGHLFPAIHHAVPMRLSIFIQLALSTPVVLWAGWPFFARGWASLRNRSLNMFTLIAMGTGVAWAYSMVAALAPALFPPAFRNPDGSVAVYFEAAAVITVLVLLGQVLELRARERTSGAIKALLGLAPRTARRLLADGSEEELGIDLIQPGDRVRVRPGEKVPVDGTVVDGRSSVDESMVTGESMPVARQVGDAVIGGTMNQTGALVVAATRTGRDSMLARIVRMVADAQRSRAPIQRMADQVAGWFVPAVIAAALLAFAAWSIWGPPPRLANGLVSAVAVLIIACPCALGLATPMSIMVGVGRGAGLGVLIRNAEALERMEKVDTLVVDKTGTLTQGHPAVTAIVPSEGFSKDEILRLAAAVERASEHPLALAIVEAATARSLSLPPVTGFDSPTGRGALGTVEGRRIVLGNARFLADHGLDTAALAARADALRAEGATAIFVGIDTAVGGVLAIADPVKPTTPEALEALRREGIRVVMLTGDNRTTAHAVAARLGIGEVEAEVLPDQKSAVVARLRSEGRVVAMAGDGVNDAPALAAADVGIAMGSGTDVAIESAGVTLLKGDLNGIVRARRLSQATMSNIRQNLVFAFVYNAAGVPVAAGLLYPWFGILLSPVIAAAAMALSSVSVIANALRLNRQAI from the coding sequence ATGCCGGATGTGCCGCGCGACCCTGTCCCTGGCCCTGTCCCCGAAGGCACGGTCTGGACCTGCCCGATGCACCCGCAGGTGCGGCAGGACCACCCCGGCCCCTGCCCGATCTGCGGCATGGCGCTGGAACCCGAACTGGCCCGCGCCGACACCGGCCCCAGCCCCGAGCTTGCCGACATGACGCGCCGCTTCGCCGTGGGCCTGGCGCTTGCCCTGCCAGTGTTCCTGCTGGAAATGGGTGGTCACCTGTTTCCGGCCATCCACCACGCGGTGCCGATGCGCCTGTCGATCTTCATCCAGCTCGCGCTGTCCACACCGGTAGTCTTGTGGGCGGGCTGGCCGTTCTTCGCGCGCGGCTGGGCCTCGTTGCGCAACCGCAGCCTCAACATGTTCACGCTGATCGCGATGGGTACGGGCGTCGCCTGGGCCTACAGCATGGTCGCAGCCCTTGCCCCCGCGCTCTTCCCGCCGGCGTTCCGCAATCCCGATGGCAGCGTCGCGGTCTATTTCGAGGCGGCGGCGGTCATCACCGTCCTCGTTCTCCTCGGCCAGGTCCTGGAGCTGCGCGCGCGGGAACGCACGTCGGGCGCGATCAAGGCCCTGCTTGGCCTCGCGCCCAGAACCGCGCGCCGCCTGCTCGCAGACGGCAGCGAGGAGGAACTCGGCATCGACCTGATCCAGCCAGGAGACCGCGTCCGGGTGCGCCCAGGCGAGAAGGTCCCTGTCGACGGCACGGTCGTCGACGGGCGTTCCTCGGTCGACGAATCCATGGTCACCGGCGAATCCATGCCCGTTGCCCGCCAGGTGGGCGACGCGGTGATCGGCGGCACGATGAACCAGACCGGGGCGCTGGTCGTCGCCGCCACCCGCACCGGGCGCGATTCGATGCTCGCCCGGATCGTGCGGATGGTGGCCGACGCCCAGCGCTCGCGCGCACCGATCCAGCGCATGGCTGACCAGGTGGCCGGTTGGTTCGTGCCGGCGGTGATCGCGGCCGCCCTCCTTGCCTTCGCCGCGTGGAGCATCTGGGGCCCGCCGCCGCGCCTTGCCAACGGTCTGGTGTCGGCTGTTGCGGTGCTCATCATCGCCTGCCCCTGCGCGCTGGGCCTCGCCACTCCAATGTCGATCATGGTCGGCGTCGGCAGGGGCGCGGGATTGGGCGTGCTGATCCGCAACGCCGAAGCGCTGGAGCGGATGGAGAAGGTGGACACCCTCGTCGTCGACAAGACCGGCACGCTGACCCAGGGGCATCCAGCGGTGACCGCCATCGTCCCGTCGGAGGGCTTCAGCAAGGACGAGATTCTGCGCCTTGCCGCAGCGGTCGAGCGCGCATCCGAACATCCGCTCGCCCTTGCCATCGTCGAGGCCGCCACGGCCAGGTCGCTCTCGCTGCCGCCGGTCACCGGCTTCGATTCCCCCACCGGGCGCGGAGCGCTGGGCACGGTCGAGGGACGGCGGATCGTGCTCGGCAACGCGCGCTTCCTTGCCGACCACGGGCTCGACACCGCCGCACTTGCCGCCCGTGCCGACGCCCTGCGCGCAGAAGGCGCGACCGCGATCTTCGTCGGCATCGACACTGCGGTCGGCGGGGTGCTAGCCATTGCCGATCCGGTAAAGCCGACCACCCCCGAAGCGCTCGAGGCACTGCGCCGCGAAGGCATCCGGGTGGTCATGCTGACCGGCGACAATCGCACCACCGCGCACGCCGTCGCCGCCCGGCTAGGCATCGGCGAGGTCGAGGCCGAAGTCCTTCCCGACCAGAAAAGCGCAGTCGTCGCCCGCCTCAGGTCCGAGGGCAGGGTCGTCGCCATGGCCGGAGACGGCGTCAACGACGCCCCCGCGCTCGCCGCCGCCGACGTCGGCATCGCGATGGGATCGGGCACCGACGTCGCGATCGAAAGCGCGGGCGTCACCCTGCTCAAGGGCGATCTCAACGGCATCGTGCGGGCGCGCAGGCTCAGCCAGGCTACGATGTCGAACATCCGCCAGAACCTCGTCTTCGCGTTCGTCTACAACGCCGCTGGCGTGCCCGTCGCGGCGGGATTGCTCTATCCCTGGTTCGGCATCCTGCTCTCGCCCGTGATCGCGGCGGCGGCGATGGCGCTATCCTCGGTCAGCGTCATCGCCAATGCGCTCAGGCTCAACCGGCAGGCGATTTGA